The Sulfitobacter sp. SK011 genome has a window encoding:
- the mscL gene encoding large conductance mechanosensitive channel protein MscL, whose amino-acid sequence MINEFKDFIAKGNVMDMAVGIIIGAAFTAIVTSLVGDIINPIIGLVSGGVDFTNNYAVLGGDLPAGASLEAAREAGASVFAYGAFIMAVINFLIIAFVVFMLVKMVNRVKAAAENPDNVAPEVETGPSELDVLLEIRDSLAKAK is encoded by the coding sequence ATGATCAATGAATTCAAGGACTTTATCGCCAAGGGCAATGTCATGGACATGGCTGTTGGTATTATTATCGGTGCGGCCTTTACGGCTATTGTGACATCGCTGGTTGGCGATATTATCAATCCAATTATCGGACTGGTGTCTGGTGGCGTTGATTTCACCAATAATTACGCTGTCTTGGGCGGGGATCTGCCAGCAGGTGCGTCACTCGAAGCAGCGCGCGAAGCAGGTGCGTCCGTCTTTGCCTATGGCGCATTCATCATGGCCGTGATCAATTTCCTGATCATCGCTTTTGTGGTGTTCATGTTGGTCAAGATGGTGAACCGTGTGAAGGCCGCTGCAGAAAACCCGGATAACGTTGCTCCGGAAGTTGAGACAGGTCCATCCGAACTGGACGTGCTTTTGGAAATCCGCGATTCACTTGCCAAGGCAAAGTAA
- a CDS encoding Lrp/AsnC family transcriptional regulator, with translation MSLDEIDRRILRAVQRNGRMSNAEVSEIVHLSPSACHRRVQRLEKDGYIIDYVALLDARKVGVPTTVFVEITLQGQADEILDAFEKAVARIPDVLECHLMAGTADYLLKVVAEDTDDFARIHRQYLARLPGVGQMQSSFALRTVCKTTALPID, from the coding sequence ATGAGCTTGGACGAGATTGATCGGCGGATACTGCGCGCTGTGCAACGCAACGGGCGGATGTCCAACGCTGAGGTGTCTGAGATTGTGCATCTGTCCCCCTCTGCGTGTCACCGCCGTGTGCAGCGCCTTGAGAAGGACGGGTATATCATTGACTATGTGGCCTTGCTTGATGCGCGCAAGGTGGGGGTGCCGACAACTGTGTTTGTCGAGATTACCTTGCAGGGTCAGGCCGACGAAATATTGGATGCCTTTGAGAAAGCTGTCGCCCGGATACCCGACGTCCTGGAATGTCATCTGATGGCCGGAACTGCGGATTATCTGCTCAAGGTGGTTGCTGAAGACACCGATGATTTTGCCCGTATTCATCGCCAATATCTGGCGCGGTTGCCGGGGGTTGGGCAGATGCAATCTAGCTTTGCGCTGAGGACGGTTTGCAAAACCACGGCGTTGCCGATTGACTGA
- a CDS encoding DUF1330 domain-containing protein codes for MTGYAVVTLDVTDTDMMARYREVAGPALAKHGASPLHVSTAPSLLEGDGPVPQIMVLLTFPNRESAENWHNDPTIAEVHALRQGAGNSRIFLL; via the coding sequence ATGACTGGTTACGCCGTTGTCACCCTGGATGTTACCGACACCGACATGATGGCCCGCTACCGCGAGGTCGCTGGACCTGCTCTGGCGAAACATGGGGCCAGCCCTCTGCATGTCAGCACCGCCCCCAGCTTGCTCGAAGGGGATGGCCCGGTCCCGCAGATCATGGTTCTGCTCACTTTCCCAAACCGTGAATCTGCTGAAAACTGGCACAACGACCCGACCATTGCTGAGGTACATGCTTTGCGCCAAGGGGCTGGGAACTCGCGCATTTTTCTTCTCTAA
- a CDS encoding YtoQ family protein: MLKVYLSGEIHTDWREQITQGAMGLDVTFDGPVTDHAASDDCGVAILGAEVDKVWHDRKGAQMNAIRTRKGIEDADVVVVRFGDQYKQWNAAFDAGYAAALGKSLIILHGPDHAHALKEVDAAALAVATEPAQVVQILRYVLTGSLPD, encoded by the coding sequence ATGCTGAAAGTATATTTATCCGGTGAAATTCACACCGATTGGCGTGAACAGATCACTCAGGGTGCCATGGGTTTGGATGTGACCTTTGATGGCCCTGTCACGGATCATGCGGCAAGTGACGATTGTGGTGTGGCCATCCTTGGGGCGGAGGTTGACAAGGTCTGGCATGACCGCAAAGGCGCGCAGATGAACGCGATCCGCACCCGCAAGGGGATCGAGGATGCCGATGTCGTCGTTGTGCGGTTTGGTGATCAGTACAAGCAGTGGAATGCCGCCTTTGATGCGGGATATGCCGCAGCATTGGGCAAATCGCTGATTATTCTGCATGGACCGGATCACGCCCATGCGCTGAAAGAAGTTGACGCGGCAGCGCTTGCTGTGGCCACTGAACCTGCGCAGGTCGTGCAAATTCTGCGCTATGTTCTTACCGGATCATTGCCGGATTGA
- a CDS encoding thiolase family protein: protein MTAYIIAACRSAVAPRGGALSHLEMHALAGPVLRAALSQAGLEDSNVDEVIVSNALGAGGNPARIIALAAGLPERIAGLSIDRQCAGGLDALLLARQMIRSGDADVVVAGGVESYSRRPVRMKTFTDGRAPVAYDQASFTPWPDRDPDMAEAADALAQSLGITRNAQDDWAIASHTKALSYHPTPNEIVPIDGVTKDTFTRRLSPALCERAKTITGDITAANAAVAADGAAFCVVVSERVAARLSGPKVEIVAGATMGGAPDCPGLAPIAAITKIMAQTGLSPKDLSAAEIMEAYAVQAIACVQGAHIDPGIVNQGGGALARGHPIGASGAINAVRLFHDLQKKGGTGLAAIAAAGGIGTALLLRA, encoded by the coding sequence GTGACGGCCTATATCATCGCCGCCTGCCGAAGCGCTGTTGCCCCGCGCGGCGGCGCACTGTCACATCTGGAAATGCACGCGCTTGCAGGGCCAGTCCTGCGCGCGGCGCTGTCGCAGGCTGGACTAGAAGACAGTAATGTCGACGAGGTCATCGTCAGCAATGCCCTCGGCGCAGGCGGCAACCCTGCGCGCATCATCGCCCTTGCGGCGGGCCTGCCGGAGCGCATCGCGGGGCTGAGCATTGATCGGCAATGTGCGGGCGGTCTGGACGCCCTTTTGCTGGCCCGTCAGATGATCCGCAGTGGTGACGCTGATGTGGTCGTCGCAGGCGGGGTGGAAAGCTATTCACGCCGCCCGGTTCGGATGAAGACCTTTACGGATGGGCGTGCGCCCGTGGCTTATGATCAGGCGTCTTTCACCCCCTGGCCCGACCGCGATCCTGACATGGCAGAAGCAGCAGATGCGCTGGCCCAATCGCTTGGCATCACCCGCAATGCACAGGATGACTGGGCAATCGCCAGCCATACCAAAGCACTGTCCTACCATCCGACACCCAACGAAATCGTCCCGATTGACGGGGTGACCAAAGATACATTCACACGCCGCCTAAGTCCTGCATTATGTGAAAGAGCCAAAACAATTACAGGGGATATCACAGCGGCCAATGCGGCCGTCGCCGCAGATGGGGCCGCATTCTGTGTGGTGGTATCTGAACGCGTGGCCGCACGGCTTTCAGGCCCCAAAGTTGAAATCGTTGCGGGGGCGACGATGGGCGGCGCACCAGATTGTCCCGGCCTTGCCCCAATTGCCGCCATCACAAAGATCATGGCTCAAACCGGCCTGTCCCCAAAAGACCTCTCCGCCGCCGAGATTATGGAGGCCTACGCGGTACAGGCCATCGCTTGTGTTCAGGGCGCGCACATTGATCCGGGCATCGTGAACCAAGGCGGCGGTGCGCTGGCGCGGGGCCATCCCATTGGCGCATCCGGTGCAATCAACGCGGTGCGGCTGTTTCATGACCTGCAGAAAAAAGGCGGCACTGGATTGGCTGCGATTGCCGCAGCGGGTGGGATCGGAACCGCGCTGTTGTTACGTGCGTGA
- a CDS encoding fasciclin domain-containing protein yields MNRRSALKSAVAAGFIAFVAGCTTGAGTGGDIVDVASSNDDFSTLVAAVSAAGLVDTLKGDGPFTVFAPTNAAFAALPAGTVENLLKPENKDQLVSILTYHVVAGNYPASSLAGKRGALTSVQGGGLHINGTNGVKVENANVVIADVAASNGVIHAIDKVLLP; encoded by the coding sequence ATGAACCGTAGATCAGCTTTGAAATCCGCCGTTGCCGCAGGCTTTATCGCATTCGTTGCCGGGTGCACCACTGGTGCCGGGACCGGTGGCGATATTGTCGATGTCGCTTCCTCGAATGACGACTTCTCAACTTTGGTCGCCGCAGTGTCGGCTGCGGGATTGGTCGACACCCTCAAAGGGGATGGACCCTTTACCGTCTTCGCACCAACCAACGCGGCCTTTGCGGCTCTGCCTGCAGGCACCGTTGAAAACCTGCTCAAGCCTGAAAACAAGGATCAACTGGTCTCAATTCTCACCTACCATGTTGTCGCAGGCAACTATCCCGCCAGTTCACTTGCCGGCAAGCGCGGGGCGCTGACCAGCGTTCAGGGTGGTGGGCTGCACATCAATGGCACCAACGGGGTCAAAGTCGAGAACGCGAATGTCGTCATTGCTGATGTTGCGGCTTCAAACGGCGTGATCCACGCCATCGACAAAGTATTGTTGCCGTAA
- the ald gene encoding alanine dehydrogenase has product MKIGCPTEIKPQEFRVGLTPSAAMEAVNNGHNVIVQSGAGIGAGFDDASYEAAGAKILDTAEEIFAAADMIVKVKEPQAGERKMLREGQLLFTYLHLAPDPEQTKDLLASGATCIAYETVTDRNGGLPLLAPMSEVAGRLAPQVGAWTLQKANGGRGVLMGGVPGVGPARVMVIGGGVVGTHAARIAAGMGADVTVLDRSLVRLRYLDDVYGGVFKTSYASAQNTIELAREADMIIGAVLIPGAAAPKLISRAQLSELKPGAALVDVAIDQGGCFETSKATTHHDPVYEVDGIMHYCVANMPGAVARTSTIALGNATMPFMLALANKGWKKACADDPHLKAGLNVHAGKLTYAAVGEALKMDFISADDAIAG; this is encoded by the coding sequence ATGAAAATCGGTTGCCCAACAGAGATCAAGCCACAGGAATTTCGTGTGGGATTAACGCCCAGCGCAGCGATGGAAGCCGTCAACAATGGTCACAATGTCATCGTGCAATCCGGTGCCGGGATCGGCGCGGGCTTTGATGATGCCAGCTACGAAGCAGCGGGTGCCAAGATCCTCGACACAGCAGAAGAAATCTTTGCCGCCGCTGACATGATCGTAAAGGTCAAGGAACCACAGGCAGGCGAACGCAAGATGCTGCGGGAAGGGCAATTGCTCTTTACCTACCTGCACCTCGCCCCTGATCCTGAGCAGACCAAAGACCTGCTGGCCTCCGGTGCCACCTGCATCGCCTATGAAACCGTGACCGACCGCAATGGCGGCCTGCCCCTGCTAGCCCCAATGTCCGAAGTCGCGGGCCGTCTGGCCCCGCAAGTGGGGGCCTGGACGTTGCAAAAGGCCAATGGCGGCCGTGGCGTGCTGATGGGCGGTGTCCCCGGTGTTGGCCCGGCGCGGGTCATGGTCATAGGCGGCGGTGTCGTCGGGACACATGCGGCGCGTATCGCCGCTGGCATGGGCGCGGATGTGACCGTTCTGGACCGGTCATTGGTGCGGCTGCGTTATCTGGATGATGTCTATGGTGGTGTTTTCAAAACCTCCTATGCCTCGGCACAAAACACCATCGAACTGGCGCGTGAGGCGGATATGATCATCGGTGCTGTGCTGATACCCGGTGCTGCCGCACCAAAATTGATCAGCCGCGCACAGCTCAGCGAACTGAAACCCGGTGCGGCACTGGTTGACGTGGCGATTGACCAAGGCGGTTGCTTTGAAACCTCAAAGGCCACAACCCACCATGACCCGGTCTATGAAGTGGACGGGATCATGCATTATTGCGTGGCCAACATGCCCGGTGCCGTGGCGCGCACTTCGACCATCGCCCTGGGCAACGCGACGATGCCATTCATGCTGGCGCTGGCCAACAAGGGATGGAAGAAAGCCTGTGCTGACGATCCCCATCTAAAGGCTGGCTTGAACGTGCATGCTGGCAAACTGACCTATGCTGCGGTTGGCGAAGCGTTGAAGATGGACTTTATCTCAGCAGACGACGCAATCGCGGGCTGA
- a CDS encoding energy-coupling factor transporter transmembrane protein EcfT, with product MISLTSPVETWAHRWPAGLKLGLLCVATMVLFAVQHLQWHLIFFGIAFVLYALPGRRFWVSGLRRLMVLWPFVVLIVLWHFITADLGAGVVIVLRMVTAVALANLVTMTTRLSDMMGVVRWLTAPLRVFGVRTERIELAIALVVRFTPVLAAKGQLLAMAWRARAVRRVGWRIITPFAVLAIDDAEHVAEALRARGGV from the coding sequence ATGATCTCTCTTACGTCGCCGGTTGAAACCTGGGCGCACCGATGGCCAGCTGGCCTGAAGCTTGGTCTGCTTTGCGTGGCAACGATGGTGTTGTTCGCGGTGCAGCACCTGCAATGGCATCTGATATTTTTTGGGATTGCCTTCGTGCTCTACGCGCTGCCGGGGCGTCGTTTTTGGGTCAGTGGGCTGCGACGTCTGATGGTGCTCTGGCCTTTTGTGGTGCTGATCGTTCTGTGGCATTTCATCACCGCTGATCTTGGGGCGGGGGTGGTGATCGTGCTGCGGATGGTGACGGCAGTCGCGCTCGCCAATTTGGTCACCATGACCACCCGACTGTCCGACATGATGGGTGTCGTCCGGTGGCTTACCGCGCCTTTGCGGGTCTTCGGGGTCAGGACCGAACGGATCGAGCTGGCCATAGCGCTGGTGGTGCGGTTCACGCCGGTATTGGCAGCTAAGGGGCAGCTTTTGGCAATGGCATGGCGTGCGCGTGCGGTTCGGCGGGTCGGTTGGCGGATCATCACGCCCTTTGCGGTGTTGGCGATTGATGATGCTGAGCATGTGGCCGAGGCCCTGCGCGCCCGGGGTGGTGTGTAA
- a CDS encoding energy-coupling factor ABC transporter ATP-binding protein has translation MPSQPTPLIALEAIDYAPDGVPVLTDISFSTSARRIGIIGRNGSGKTSLARVMAGLVSPHKGDARIAGIDVSRDRKAALRHVGILFQNPDHQIIFPTVGEEIAFGLTQLDLSKTEVTAQVTAILTQFDKAHWGPAAIHQLSQGQRQLVCLMSVLAMQPQVIILDEPFAGLDIPTAMHLRRVLEGLDVTLVVITHDPDVVRGYDRVVWLEGGQVAQNGAPGHVLPIFEARMKQIGDGDDLSYVAG, from the coding sequence ATGCCCTCGCAACCGACGCCGCTGATTGCACTTGAAGCGATAGATTACGCCCCTGATGGCGTGCCCGTTCTGACGGATATCTCCTTTAGCACCAGCGCGCGGCGCATTGGGATCATTGGGCGCAACGGGTCTGGCAAAACGTCTTTGGCCCGAGTGATGGCGGGGCTTGTTTCCCCACACAAAGGAGACGCGCGCATCGCCGGAATAGACGTGTCCCGTGACCGCAAGGCGGCGTTGCGGCATGTCGGTATCTTGTTTCAAAACCCCGATCACCAGATCATTTTCCCAACGGTCGGCGAAGAGATCGCTTTTGGGCTGACCCAATTGGATCTGTCGAAAACTGAGGTCACTGCGCAGGTCACTGCCATTCTGACGCAGTTTGACAAAGCCCATTGGGGACCTGCGGCCATCCACCAACTTTCGCAGGGCCAACGGCAATTGGTTTGCCTGATGTCGGTGCTCGCGATGCAGCCGCAGGTGATCATTCTGGATGAACCCTTTGCCGGGCTTGATATTCCGACCGCCATGCATTTGCGCCGGGTGTTGGAGGGGCTGGATGTGACGCTGGTGGTGATCACCCATGATCCTGATGTGGTGCGAGGATATGATAGGGTTGTGTGGTTGGAAGGCGGACAGGTCGCCCAGAACGGTGCGCCGGGGCATGTTTTGCCGATCTTTGAGGCGCGGATGAAACAGATTGGGGACGGTGATGATCTCTCTTACGTCGCCGGTTGA
- a CDS encoding dimethylsulfonioproprionate lyase family protein, whose translation MQEVRIAHEGHAELSRFCPFPDDLRPQRVLPFQVPPAALLVNEQGLFSDIYPQTRNAFVAAGAVAQWRETYKDTDIGSDFMDRFGCYCLIGDGGAYTSATMAAWVVYMPAGLYYTWHQHPAEEMYLTLAGEATFMREGCEDAVLRAGGTSQHASNQPHAMQTHAHPVLAYVVWRNGFDSPPVLTGGERV comes from the coding sequence TTGCAAGAGGTTCGCATCGCCCATGAAGGGCATGCCGAGCTGAGCCGTTTTTGCCCTTTCCCCGATGACCTCAGGCCACAGAGAGTACTGCCATTCCAGGTGCCGCCCGCGGCGCTGTTGGTCAATGAACAAGGCCTTTTTTCAGATATCTATCCGCAGACCAGAAATGCTTTTGTTGCCGCGGGCGCGGTTGCGCAGTGGCGTGAAACCTACAAAGATACCGATATCGGGTCGGATTTTATGGACCGGTTCGGATGTTACTGCCTGATCGGCGACGGCGGTGCTTATACCAGCGCAACGATGGCCGCATGGGTGGTCTATATGCCAGCCGGGCTTTATTATACGTGGCATCAACATCCCGCCGAAGAAATGTACCTGACGCTTGCCGGCGAAGCGACATTCATGCGCGAGGGATGTGAGGATGCGGTGTTGCGGGCGGGGGGCACAAGCCAGCATGCCAGCAACCAGCCCCATGCGATGCAGACCCATGCCCATCCGGTGCTGGCCTATGTCGTGTGGCGCAATGGATTTGATTCGCCGCCAGTCCTGACGGGCGGCGAAAGAGTCTAA
- a CDS encoding LysR family transcriptional regulator, which translates to MLDWNDLRFVLETVRQGGLSGAARTLRVNHATVSRRITAAEAALGARLFNRQASGYRPTEAGQEAARIAERMEMASHDLTRSIGARDQKLSGVLTVTASELLVERILAPLLARFIELYPDIELRLVAANRELDLKKMEADVAFRISDNPGDMLVGRRVAEQNAAVYVGLEQAERLRLDPDQPLDWVRFAHWPGPPPEVTHAWPNRRVRLVVDDMQAAVAAVRANIGATRMACFLGDSDPAMVRLPRVPVFPYRPLWVLTHPDLRAAARVLAFTDFANQEIALLRPVFEGRSLPDK; encoded by the coding sequence ATGTTGGATTGGAACGATTTACGCTTCGTGCTCGAAACAGTACGGCAAGGCGGGTTGAGCGGGGCCGCGCGCACCTTGCGTGTCAATCATGCTACCGTTTCTCGCAGGATCACAGCGGCTGAGGCGGCATTAGGTGCCCGTTTGTTCAATCGCCAGGCCAGCGGTTATCGGCCGACCGAAGCAGGCCAAGAGGCCGCCCGCATTGCCGAGCGCATGGAAATGGCAAGCCACGATCTCACCCGCAGCATTGGTGCACGTGATCAGAAGCTAAGTGGGGTGCTAACGGTGACGGCATCTGAATTGCTGGTGGAACGGATACTGGCACCTCTACTTGCGCGCTTTATCGAGTTGTACCCAGATATCGAATTACGGCTTGTGGCGGCGAACCGAGAGTTGGATTTGAAGAAGATGGAGGCCGATGTTGCCTTTCGCATCTCTGACAACCCCGGAGACATGTTGGTCGGGCGGCGGGTGGCTGAACAAAACGCGGCCGTTTATGTTGGCTTGGAGCAAGCAGAACGCCTTCGTCTTGATCCAGACCAGCCGCTTGATTGGGTACGATTTGCGCATTGGCCGGGCCCGCCGCCTGAGGTAACGCATGCATGGCCGAACCGTCGGGTCCGATTGGTGGTGGATGATATGCAAGCAGCTGTCGCAGCCGTGCGAGCCAATATCGGGGCAACGCGGATGGCTTGTTTCTTGGGGGATAGTGACCCGGCAATGGTGCGTCTTCCGCGCGTGCCGGTTTTTCCCTATCGCCCACTTTGGGTTTTGACACACCCGGACTTACGCGCTGCGGCGCGTGTACTGGCTTTCACTGATTTTGCTAATCAGGAAATTGCATTACTGCGCCCCGTCTTCGAGGGGCGCAGTCTGCCTGACAAATAA
- a CDS encoding COQ9 family protein, translating to MTHPKDKLLDAALDHVPFDGWSAATFDAAVRDSGVDATVARAVCPRGAIDLAVACHIRGDTQMLERLKDQDLGAMRFRDRIAAAVRIRLEVITDKEVIRRSSALFALPQYLADGAKLIWGTCDHIWDALGDTSDDVNWYTKRATLSGVYSATVLYWLGDTSDDHADTWEFLDRRIDNVMQIEKAKAQVRDSPTLSKLMAGPNWVMSHIKAPTRFPKGDLPGSWTSPRR from the coding sequence ATGACACATCCCAAAGATAAACTGCTGGATGCTGCGCTTGATCACGTGCCGTTTGATGGCTGGTCCGCCGCAACGTTCGACGCCGCGGTGCGCGACAGTGGGGTTGACGCAACGGTGGCACGGGCCGTGTGCCCGCGTGGCGCAATTGATCTGGCTGTGGCCTGTCACATACGCGGTGACACCCAGATGTTAGAGCGCCTGAAGGATCAGGATCTTGGGGCGATGCGGTTTCGTGATCGGATTGCCGCGGCGGTGCGCATCCGGCTTGAGGTTATCACGGACAAAGAGGTCATACGCCGCAGCTCCGCTCTGTTTGCCCTGCCGCAGTATCTGGCGGACGGGGCCAAGCTGATCTGGGGCACTTGCGATCACATCTGGGATGCTTTGGGCGATACATCTGATGATGTGAATTGGTATACCAAACGCGCGACGCTTTCCGGGGTCTACTCCGCTACCGTGTTGTATTGGTTGGGCGATACCAGCGATGACCATGCTGACACATGGGAATTTCTGGACCGGCGCATCGATAATGTCATGCAGATCGAAAAGGCAAAAGCGCAGGTCCGCGATAGCCCGACATTGAGCAAACTGATGGCGGGACCCAATTGGGTGATGAGCCACATTAAAGCACCTACGCGGTTCCCCAAGGGTGATCTGCCCGGATCGTGGACGTCGCCGCGACGATAA
- the rpsU gene encoding 30S ribosomal protein S21 has protein sequence MQVSVRDNNVDQALRALKKKLQREGVFREMKLKEHFEKPSEKRAREKAEAIRRARKLARKKLEREG, from the coding sequence ATGCAGGTTAGTGTTCGTGACAACAATGTCGATCAAGCCCTTCGGGCCTTGAAGAAGAAGCTACAGCGCGAAGGTGTGTTTCGTGAAATGAAACTTAAAGAGCATTTCGAGAAACCGTCCGAGAAAAGAGCGCGCGAGAAAGCTGAAGCGATCCGCCGCGCCCGTAAACTGGCGCGCAAGAAATTGGAGCGCGAAGGGTGA
- a CDS encoding glutathione S-transferase N-terminal domain-containing protein, which translates to MADLSAFPIAKKWPAKNADILQLYSFPTPNGVKASIALEEMGIPYEAHKVTLSDADVKSAEYLSLNPNNKIPAIIDPNGPDGTPIGLFESGAILIYLADKSGKFIGTSARERAQVIQWLMFQMGGLGPMLGQLGFFYKFAGSDWEDKRPQQRYIDEAKRLLNVLNLELAGKEWITGTDYTIADIAIAPWLRALDFYGAKEVLGWDNHTNLVDYVKRFEARPAVQKGLVTPARD; encoded by the coding sequence ATGGCCGACCTTTCCGCATTTCCAATCGCCAAGAAATGGCCTGCCAAGAACGCCGATATTCTGCAGCTCTATTCGTTCCCCACACCCAACGGCGTCAAGGCATCCATCGCCCTTGAGGAAATGGGCATCCCCTATGAGGCGCATAAGGTCACTTTGTCTGACGCGGATGTAAAAAGTGCTGAATATCTGTCATTGAATCCCAACAACAAGATCCCGGCGATCATTGATCCCAATGGCCCTGACGGCACCCCGATCGGGTTGTTCGAATCCGGTGCGATCCTGATCTATCTCGCCGATAAATCCGGCAAGTTCATCGGCACCTCAGCGCGCGAGCGTGCGCAGGTGATTCAATGGCTGATGTTTCAGATGGGCGGTTTGGGGCCGATGCTTGGCCAATTGGGTTTCTTTTACAAATTCGCAGGGTCTGACTGGGAAGATAAGCGGCCCCAGCAACGCTACATCGACGAAGCAAAACGATTGCTGAATGTGCTGAACCTTGAATTGGCGGGCAAAGAGTGGATCACCGGAACGGACTACACCATTGCCGACATCGCCATTGCCCCATGGCTCCGCGCTTTGGATTTTTATGGCGCAAAGGAAGTGCTTGGCTGGGACAATCACACAAATCTGGTTGATTACGTCAAAAGGTTTGAGGCGCGCCCCGCCGTTCAAAAAGGTCTGGTGACGCCGGCCCGCGACTGA
- a CDS encoding biotin transporter BioY: MERSIALIAIFAALIAALGLMPNLMLATGVPITAQSLGVMLCGTVLGARRGGLAVLLFVGLVALGLPLLAGGRGGLGVFASPTVGFIVGFPIAAFTTGFVMEQMRRQPVGLAAGVSAAVGGILVLYLFGITGFMFILDKGLGESLIVLGAYIPGDIIKVILAGFITAGLAKARPASLLSRT; this comes from the coding sequence ATGGAACGCTCAATCGCTCTCATTGCCATTTTTGCTGCCTTGATCGCGGCCCTTGGGTTGATGCCAAATCTGATGCTTGCGACAGGCGTGCCGATCACGGCGCAGAGCCTTGGTGTGATGCTCTGTGGAACAGTGTTGGGTGCCAGGCGTGGTGGGCTTGCTGTCCTGTTGTTCGTTGGCTTGGTGGCACTTGGGCTGCCGCTGCTGGCTGGTGGGCGCGGGGGCTTGGGTGTCTTTGCATCGCCGACTGTTGGGTTCATTGTCGGTTTCCCCATCGCGGCGTTCACGACGGGTTTCGTGATGGAGCAGATGCGCAGGCAACCGGTTGGTCTGGCCGCCGGCGTCTCCGCTGCGGTTGGGGGCATTTTGGTGCTCTATCTCTTTGGCATCACTGGGTTCATGTTCATTCTGGACAAGGGATTGGGTGAATCGCTGATCGTGCTTGGGGCGTATATACCCGGCGACATCATCAAGGTCATTCTGGCGGGGTTTATCACCGCGGGATTGGCCAAGGCGCGCCCCGCAAGTTTGCTGTCACGCACGTAA